A single window of Usitatibacter rugosus DNA harbors:
- a CDS encoding UDP-2,3-diacylglucosamine diphosphatase encodes MKPPVPIDYNDDSPAPLRFRAIFISDIHLGTPGCQAEHLLDFLRHTESDELYLVGDIIDGWQLQRRWYWQQSHNDVIQKVLRKARKGTKVTYVAGNHDEGIRQFIGLAFGGIEIVNESAYHTKDGRMFLVTHGDLFDAVVQGAKWLAHLGDGAYNLTLKLNQWFNHARAKLGLPYWSLARFLKDRVKNAVSYITNFEEALAHEAKRRGFAGVVCGHIHKAEVREIDGILYCNDGDWVESLTALVETEEGELKVIDWKAIEALKQQTLSPRTEEQEVELAHSIGD; translated from the coding sequence ATGAAACCTCCAGTTCCCATCGACTACAATGACGACTCTCCCGCGCCGCTTCGCTTCCGCGCGATCTTCATCTCCGACATCCACCTCGGGACACCCGGCTGCCAGGCCGAACACCTGCTGGATTTCCTGCGCCATACGGAGAGCGACGAGCTGTACCTCGTGGGCGACATCATCGACGGCTGGCAGCTCCAGCGCCGCTGGTACTGGCAGCAAAGCCACAACGACGTGATCCAGAAGGTGCTGCGGAAGGCGCGCAAGGGCACCAAGGTCACGTACGTCGCCGGCAACCACGACGAAGGCATCCGCCAGTTCATCGGCCTCGCGTTCGGCGGCATCGAGATCGTGAACGAGTCCGCGTACCACACGAAGGACGGCCGGATGTTCCTCGTGACGCACGGCGACCTCTTCGATGCCGTGGTGCAGGGCGCCAAATGGCTCGCCCATCTGGGTGACGGCGCCTACAACCTCACGTTGAAGCTTAACCAGTGGTTCAACCACGCGCGCGCGAAGCTGGGCCTGCCGTACTGGTCGCTCGCGCGCTTCCTCAAGGATCGCGTGAAGAACGCGGTGAGCTACATCACGAACTTCGAGGAAGCGCTCGCCCACGAGGCGAAGCGCCGCGGCTTCGCGGGCGTGGTCTGCGGCCACATCCACAAGGCCGAGGTGCGCGAGATCGACGGAATCCTCTACTGCAACGACGGCGACTGGGTGGAGAGCCTCACGGCGCTCGTCGAGACGGAGGAGGGCGAGCTCAAGGTCATCGACTGGAAGGCGATCGAAGCCCTCAAACAACAAACCCTGTCCCCGAGGACAGAGGAACAGGAGGTGGAGCTTGCGCATTCTATTGGTGACTGA
- a CDS encoding ABC transporter substrate-binding protein — translation MLRFRAAITLFLLVPALSHARDLIVGQVVDYAGPYGEASRDYVAGAKTYFDWVNSRGGVNGMKVKHYVVDAPNEEAVRGATKQLLDERKVDVLFGYIGDDAVEAYAKVPGSAALVGPLAGGDAPIGAARRIFFTRPDYGTEVRQVVSHFRALQLSRFAILRAPTDDAAGVARIVERSLEAQGLKPVGSVVLSGSLDKDAAAVAAMKPQAVIIVADTVPAAEFVKRYRPRDPGANLVALSMVNHRTMFELLGPKLAHGVMITQVVPNPSFPETPVLKEHLDAIKQFRDEPPSHLTLEGFLAAKALIEGVRRAGTSPTRESILAAFQKAGRLDLNGYVIDLSPNGRGDSIHVDLAMIRKNGSLLQ, via the coding sequence ATGCTTCGGTTTCGCGCTGCCATCACGTTGTTCCTCCTGGTCCCAGCTCTCTCCCACGCGCGTGACCTGATCGTCGGGCAGGTGGTCGACTATGCGGGCCCGTATGGCGAGGCGAGCCGCGACTACGTGGCGGGTGCGAAGACGTACTTCGACTGGGTGAACTCGCGCGGCGGCGTGAATGGCATGAAGGTGAAGCATTACGTGGTCGACGCTCCGAATGAAGAGGCGGTGCGCGGGGCCACGAAGCAGTTGCTCGACGAACGCAAGGTGGACGTGCTGTTCGGCTACATCGGCGACGATGCGGTCGAGGCGTACGCGAAGGTTCCCGGCAGCGCGGCACTGGTGGGACCGCTGGCGGGCGGCGACGCACCGATAGGAGCCGCACGGCGCATCTTCTTCACGCGCCCCGACTACGGCACCGAAGTGCGGCAGGTCGTCTCGCATTTCCGCGCCCTGCAGCTCTCGCGCTTCGCGATCCTGCGCGCACCCACCGACGACGCGGCCGGCGTGGCGCGCATCGTCGAGCGCTCGCTCGAGGCGCAGGGGCTGAAGCCCGTCGGATCGGTCGTGCTGAGCGGCTCGCTCGACAAGGACGCGGCGGCCGTGGCGGCGATGAAGCCGCAGGCCGTCATCATCGTCGCGGATACCGTCCCGGCGGCGGAATTCGTGAAGCGCTACCGTCCGCGCGACCCGGGCGCCAACCTCGTGGCGCTCTCGATGGTGAACCACCGCACGATGTTCGAGCTGCTGGGCCCCAAGCTCGCGCACGGCGTGATGATCACGCAGGTGGTGCCGAATCCCTCGTTCCCCGAAACGCCCGTCCTCAAGGAGCACCTGGACGCCATCAAGCAGTTCCGCGACGAGCCGCCATCGCACCTCACGCTCGAGGGTTTCCTCGCCGCCAAGGCACTCATCGAAGGCGTGCGCCGCGCCGGCACCTCGCCCACGCGCGAGTCGATCCTCGCCGCCTTCCAGAAGGCAGGCCGCCTCGACTTGAACGGCTACGTGATCGACCTCTCGCCGAACGGCCGCGGGGACTCGATCCATGTCGACCTCGCGATGATCCGGAAGAACGGCTCGCTGCTCCAGTGA
- the phoR gene encoding phosphate regulon sensor histidine kinase PhoR codes for MPQSRIARRLAGSALLLLAAGVVALVVGFMFDSEWGWVVFSISLLLLLGDQLRQLYALGTWLESGEVRAEPRARGAWDELHALLHRSKREAARREAELARALNRWREAARALPDGVVILQDDRIEWCNDTALAHLDLDPARDVGHAITHLVRIPEFLAYLEGGDYAKPIELRPPDGRTLSVQVVSYGDGQRLVLSRDVTRFERMERTRREFVANVSHEMRTPLTVITGFLETLRDGGADAEETRHYLSLMTDQARRMERLVADLLTLSALESSPPPPMEEPIDMGALVERMGAEARALSAGRHKVEVEHAEGIELLGSEKEITSALGNLVSNAIRYTPQGGTVRLRWLAEPDGAAFYVEDTGIGISPEHIPRLTERFYRVDRGRSRETGGTGLGLAIVKHALGRHGATLDIHSTPGQGSRFTARFAGPRVRQ; via the coding sequence ATGCCGCAATCCCGGATTGCCCGGCGCCTCGCCGGCAGTGCCCTGCTTCTATTGGCGGCCGGGGTCGTGGCGCTCGTCGTCGGGTTCATGTTCGATTCGGAATGGGGCTGGGTCGTCTTCTCGATCTCGCTGCTGCTCCTGCTCGGCGACCAGCTTCGCCAGCTCTACGCGCTGGGAACATGGCTGGAAAGCGGCGAAGTGCGTGCCGAGCCGCGCGCCCGCGGTGCGTGGGACGAGCTGCATGCGCTGCTGCACCGCTCGAAGCGCGAGGCGGCGCGGCGCGAGGCGGAGCTCGCCCGCGCGCTCAATCGTTGGCGTGAGGCCGCTCGGGCACTCCCCGACGGCGTGGTGATCCTGCAGGACGATCGCATCGAATGGTGCAACGACACGGCGCTCGCCCACCTGGATCTCGATCCCGCGCGCGACGTCGGCCATGCCATCACGCACCTGGTTCGCATTCCGGAGTTCCTCGCCTACCTCGAGGGCGGCGACTACGCGAAGCCCATCGAGCTGCGGCCGCCGGACGGGCGGACGCTGTCTGTGCAAGTCGTTTCGTACGGCGACGGCCAGCGGCTCGTGCTCTCGCGCGACGTGACGCGCTTCGAACGCATGGAGCGCACGCGCCGCGAGTTCGTCGCCAACGTCTCGCACGAGATGCGCACGCCCCTTACCGTGATCACGGGCTTCCTCGAAACGCTGCGCGATGGCGGCGCGGATGCCGAGGAGACGCGCCACTACCTCTCGCTCATGACCGACCAGGCGCGCCGCATGGAGCGGCTCGTGGCCGATCTCCTCACGCTCTCCGCGCTCGAGTCCTCGCCCCCGCCGCCGATGGAGGAGCCGATCGACATGGGCGCGCTGGTCGAGCGCATGGGCGCGGAAGCGCGCGCACTTTCCGCCGGCCGCCACAAGGTCGAGGTGGAGCATGCGGAGGGCATCGAGCTCCTCGGCAGCGAGAAGGAGATCACCAGCGCGCTCGGCAACCTGGTGTCGAACGCGATTCGCTACACGCCGCAGGGCGGTACCGTGCGGCTGCGCTGGCTCGCGGAGCCCGACGGCGCCGCCTTCTACGTCGAGGACACCGGCATCGGGATCTCGCCGGAACATATTCCGCGCCTCACCGAGCGGTTCTATCGAGTGGATCGCGGCCGCTCGCGCGAGACGGGTGGCACGGGGCTCGGGCTCGCGATCGTCAAGCATGCCCTCGGGCGGCATGGCGCGACGCTCGACATCCACAGCACGCCCGGCCAGGGCTCGAGATTCACCGCTCGCTTCGCCGGCCCCCGCGTCCGGCAATAA
- the phoB gene encoding phosphate regulon transcriptional regulator PhoB: MGADILVVEDEPSIQALIAASLRKSGYQVRAAANVEEAYRALSAALPDVVLLDWMLPDGNGPAITKRLRSEARTKEVPIIMLTARAGDEDKVEGLASGADDYVTKPFSPRELDARIQAVLRRRAPQLTLEMVEIQGLSLNPATRTVKGDKTTLKMGPTEFELLHFFMTHPDRVYSRAQILDHVWGDHVFIEDRTVDVHIRRLRDALSPSGHDRLVETARGAGYLFRSAP, translated from the coding sequence ATGGGCGCCGACATCCTCGTCGTCGAAGACGAGCCGTCCATCCAGGCGTTGATCGCGGCGTCGCTTCGCAAGAGCGGTTACCAGGTTCGAGCCGCGGCCAACGTGGAAGAGGCGTATCGCGCCCTCTCCGCCGCGCTCCCCGACGTCGTGCTGCTGGACTGGATGCTGCCCGACGGCAACGGTCCGGCGATCACCAAGCGCCTGCGCTCGGAAGCACGCACGAAGGAAGTGCCGATCATCATGCTCACCGCGCGCGCCGGCGATGAGGACAAGGTCGAAGGCCTGGCCTCCGGCGCCGACGACTACGTCACCAAGCCCTTCTCGCCGCGCGAGCTGGATGCGCGCATCCAGGCGGTACTTCGCCGCCGCGCTCCGCAGCTCACGCTCGAGATGGTCGAGATCCAGGGCCTGTCGCTCAATCCCGCCACGCGCACCGTGAAGGGCGACAAGACGACGCTCAAGATGGGCCCCACGGAATTCGAGTTGCTGCACTTCTTCATGACGCACCCGGACCGCGTGTACAGCCGGGCGCAGATCCTGGACCACGTGTGGGGCGACCACGTGTTCATCGAAGACCGCACGGTGGACGTGCATATCCGTCGGCTGCGCGATGCCCTCTCCCCGAGCGGCCACGACAGGCTGGTGGAAACCGCGCGCGGCGCAGGGTATCTTTTCCGCTCCGCTCCCTAA
- the phoU gene encoding phosphate signaling complex protein PhoU, with the protein MTDHISKQYDQDLETIRSRMMQMGGLVESQARAAIDGYMTGDIARIDAVIANDKRANELEIAIDNDLGQIIVRRQPAASDLRLILAVSKTVTDLERVGDEAAKIARMAREIHGSRVVSGIPLTAVGHVSEIAIGMLRRSLDAFARLDAAAAARVCAEDVAIDSEFRSIIRQLITFMMEDPRTISTSLNIVWVAKAFERIGDHSKNIAEHVIYIVKGRDVRHIPLAELEREALG; encoded by the coding sequence ATGACCGACCACATCAGCAAGCAGTACGACCAGGACCTCGAGACCATCCGTTCCCGCATGATGCAGATGGGGGGGCTGGTCGAGTCCCAGGCGCGCGCCGCGATCGACGGCTACATGACCGGCGACATCGCCCGCATCGACGCCGTGATCGCCAACGACAAGCGCGCCAACGAGCTCGAGATCGCCATCGACAACGACCTGGGGCAGATCATCGTGCGTCGGCAGCCCGCCGCGTCCGACCTTCGCCTGATCCTCGCCGTCAGCAAGACCGTGACGGACCTGGAGCGCGTCGGTGACGAGGCCGCCAAGATCGCCCGCATGGCGCGCGAGATCCACGGCAGCCGCGTCGTCTCCGGCATCCCGCTCACGGCCGTGGGCCACGTCTCCGAGATCGCGATCGGCATGCTGCGCCGCTCGCTGGACGCCTTCGCGCGCCTGGATGCCGCCGCTGCCGCGCGCGTCTGCGCCGAGGACGTCGCGATCGACTCCGAATTCCGCTCCATCATCCGCCAGCTCATCACCTTCATGATGGAAGACCCGCGCACGATCTCCACGTCGCTCAACATCGTCTGGGTGGCGAAGGCGTTCGAGCGCATCGGCGACCACTCGAAGAACATCGCCGAGCACGTGATCTACATCGTGAAGGGCCGCGACGTCCGCCACATCCCGCTCGCCGAGCTCGAGCGCGAGGCCCTGGGCTGA
- a CDS encoding VOC family protein — translation MSDLNSKHNRTVWVDIPVADLDRASAFYTAVLALPIHKHSMEGFTFCVLDHGDGNGGCLVPDKDAITTKGILVYMNVSGRIRDAVSRVVPNGGKILEETQSIGPHGFRAVVLDSEGNRIALHSEKDA, via the coding sequence ATGAGCGACCTGAACTCCAAGCACAACCGCACCGTCTGGGTGGACATCCCCGTGGCGGACCTCGACCGCGCGTCGGCCTTCTACACCGCCGTGCTGGCGCTGCCGATCCACAAGCATTCGATGGAAGGCTTCACCTTCTGCGTGCTCGACCACGGGGACGGCAACGGTGGTTGCCTGGTACCGGACAAGGACGCGATCACCACCAAGGGCATCCTGGTCTACATGAACGTGAGCGGGCGGATCCGCGACGCCGTTTCCAGGGTCGTCCCGAACGGCGGGAAGATCCTCGAGGAGACCCAGTCCATCGGCCCGCATGGCTTCCGGGCGGTGGTGCTCGATTCCGAGGGCAATCGCATCGCCCTGCACTCGGAAAAGGACGCCTGA
- a CDS encoding YihY/virulence factor BrkB family protein, which produces MPRFGEFAIQVLKAFKANQGLLLAGAVAYYALLSIVPLLILFVIGFSHFMDENELLATIARYVEWIVPGQGKAMVGELSGFLDNRLVLGPVLLVTMLFFSSLAFSVLENAMSVIFLHRLADQRRHFLVSFSMPYVYMLLLGVALAGVTLMSAELERFDNDSVSRVTLYAMGIFGELFLLTSIYYVMPVGRLTFKHALLGGATATLLWEITRHVLRWYFGSLSQVNAVYGSFATVIVILLSFEFAAILLLLGAQVIAEYERIQRGEPVQPPIPVRTEP; this is translated from the coding sequence ATGCCGAGGTTCGGTGAGTTCGCGATTCAGGTCCTGAAGGCGTTCAAGGCCAACCAGGGCCTGCTGCTGGCCGGTGCCGTGGCGTATTACGCGCTGCTGTCCATCGTGCCGCTGCTGATCCTCTTCGTGATCGGCTTCTCGCACTTCATGGACGAGAACGAGCTGCTCGCCACGATCGCCCGCTACGTGGAGTGGATCGTCCCCGGGCAGGGCAAGGCGATGGTGGGCGAGCTCTCCGGCTTCCTCGACAACCGCCTGGTGCTGGGGCCGGTGCTGCTGGTGACGATGCTCTTCTTCAGCTCGCTCGCGTTCTCGGTGCTGGAGAACGCCATGTCGGTGATCTTCCTGCACCGGCTCGCGGACCAGCGGCGCCATTTCCTCGTCTCGTTCTCGATGCCGTACGTCTACATGCTGTTGCTGGGCGTGGCGCTCGCGGGGGTGACGCTGATGTCGGCCGAGCTCGAGCGCTTCGACAACGACAGCGTCTCGCGCGTCACCCTGTATGCGATGGGCATCTTCGGCGAGCTGTTCCTCCTCACGTCGATCTACTACGTGATGCCGGTGGGCCGACTCACCTTCAAGCACGCGCTGCTGGGCGGCGCCACGGCGACCCTGCTGTGGGAGATCACGCGCCACGTGCTGCGCTGGTACTTCGGGTCGCTATCCCAGGTGAACGCGGTGTATGGGTCGTTCGCGACCGTGATCGTGATCCTCCTGTCCTTCGAATTCGCGGCGATCCTGCTCCTGCTGGGCGCGCAGGTCATCGCCGAGTACGAGCGCATCCAGCGCGGAGAACCCGTCCAGCCTCCCATTCCCGTGAGGACCGAGCCATGA
- a CDS encoding thiamine pyrophosphate-binding protein yields MSVEREGGRILVDQLAIHGAKLAFSVPGESFLAVLDGFYEHRETLKLITCRHESAAANMAEAYGKLTGQPGLCFVTRGPGATQASVGVHTAFQDSTPMILFIGDVGSDFKDREAFQEVDFQAMFTPLAKWAARIDRVERIPEYIARAFNVAMSGRKGPVVLALPEDMLAQSATVPDARPVRAPEPHPSAGDMNRLREMLAAARRPLVALGGPGWSKDACADFRRFAEAQHLPVTCTFRAQDLYDNRLPNYVGDMGVGINPVLAERVRSSDLLVVIGARLGEMTTSGYTLLASPAPKQKLVHVYPAGEELGRVFQPDLAIVSGMGPFALAASGLAPLDNPPWEKDVPDMRADFEAWNARKDIAGRLQMADVVKHLDQVMPEDTIYTNGAGNFATYLHRFHRYTTYRTALGPTSGAMGYGVPAAIAAKLAEPSRAVVCFAGDGDFMMAGAELATAVQFNAPAIFLVINNGMYGTIRMHQEKHYPGRVSGTDLQNPHFAAFARSFGAVGEIVEETSQFPGALERSIASGKPAVIELRIDPQAITANTTLDALRASSLAKKN; encoded by the coding sequence GTGAGCGTGGAGCGCGAAGGCGGGCGGATCCTCGTCGACCAGCTCGCCATCCACGGCGCGAAGCTCGCGTTCAGCGTCCCCGGGGAGAGCTTCCTCGCCGTGCTCGACGGCTTCTACGAGCATCGCGAGACGCTCAAGCTCATCACCTGCCGCCACGAATCCGCCGCGGCCAACATGGCCGAAGCCTACGGCAAGCTCACCGGGCAGCCGGGGCTCTGCTTCGTGACGCGCGGTCCGGGAGCCACGCAGGCCTCCGTCGGCGTGCACACCGCGTTCCAGGATTCCACGCCGATGATCCTCTTCATCGGCGACGTCGGCTCCGACTTCAAGGACCGAGAAGCCTTCCAGGAAGTGGACTTCCAGGCGATGTTCACGCCGCTCGCGAAGTGGGCCGCGCGCATCGACAGGGTCGAGCGCATTCCCGAGTACATCGCGCGCGCCTTCAACGTGGCGATGTCGGGTCGCAAGGGTCCGGTGGTCCTGGCGCTCCCCGAGGACATGCTGGCGCAAAGCGCCACCGTTCCCGATGCGCGGCCGGTTCGCGCGCCCGAGCCGCACCCTTCGGCCGGCGACATGAATCGCCTGCGCGAGATGCTCGCCGCCGCCCGCCGCCCGCTCGTGGCCCTGGGCGGCCCGGGCTGGTCGAAGGACGCGTGCGCGGACTTCCGCCGCTTCGCCGAGGCGCAGCACTTGCCCGTCACCTGCACGTTCCGCGCGCAGGACCTCTACGACAACCGCCTGCCGAACTACGTGGGCGACATGGGCGTGGGCATCAACCCGGTGCTCGCCGAGCGCGTGCGCAGCTCCGACCTCCTCGTCGTGATCGGCGCTCGCCTGGGCGAAATGACCACCAGCGGCTACACGCTGCTCGCATCACCGGCACCAAAGCAGAAGCTCGTGCACGTGTATCCCGCCGGCGAAGAGCTGGGCCGAGTGTTCCAGCCGGATCTCGCGATCGTCTCCGGCATGGGTCCGTTCGCGCTCGCCGCTTCCGGCCTCGCGCCGCTCGACAACCCGCCGTGGGAGAAGGACGTCCCCGACATGCGCGCCGACTTCGAGGCCTGGAACGCGAGGAAAGACATCGCCGGGCGCCTGCAGATGGCCGATGTCGTGAAGCACCTGGACCAGGTGATGCCCGAGGACACGATCTACACCAACGGCGCCGGCAACTTCGCGACGTACCTGCACCGCTTCCATCGCTACACCACGTACCGCACGGCGCTCGGCCCCACGTCGGGTGCGATGGGCTACGGCGTCCCCGCAGCCATTGCCGCCAAGCTGGCCGAGCCGTCGCGGGCCGTCGTGTGCTTCGCGGGCGACGGCGACTTCATGATGGCCGGCGCGGAGCTGGCCACGGCCGTGCAGTTCAACGCGCCCGCGATCTTCCTGGTGATCAACAACGGCATGTACGGCACGATCCGCATGCACCAGGAGAAGCACTACCCGGGCCGCGTCTCGGGAACGGATTTACAGAATCCGCATTTCGCGGCGTTCGCGCGCTCGTTCGGCGCGGTGGGCGAGATCGTCGAGGAGACTTCCCAATTTCCGGGGGCGCTGGAGAGATCGATTGCGTCGGGCAAGCCCGCAGTGATTGAACTTCGGATCGATCCGCAAGCCATAACTGCGAACACGACTCTCGACGCTTTGCGCGCGTCATCCCTGGCCAAGAAGAACTAG
- a CDS encoding TraB/GumN family protein: MRSLLAALLLAALPAWAQAPAASVGTGSSHYLWQVSSMTNRIYLFGTVHAGKASWYPFPDVVEKAIDESRVIAVEADITNQEAMTKSAGAMIYVPPDSLQKHVPPADYARFQKLLAKYAIPESTMTTMKPFMAVSLLVFSEWGRLGYLPAYGVDLQLLSKAHQQKKRVIELEGVETQIALMESLTEKESAQLFAGTLSALESGLSAEQITGIVNAWQTGDPKLLLEIASKYNTEVPGAKAFEEKFIWSRHDEMVKKIEGILATKDKTFVAVGALHLAGERGLVEMLKKRGYVVKQL; this comes from the coding sequence ATGAGATCCCTCCTCGCAGCACTGCTCCTCGCCGCCTTGCCCGCCTGGGCCCAGGCACCCGCCGCATCCGTCGGCACCGGCAGCTCCCACTACCTGTGGCAGGTGTCGTCGATGACCAACCGCATCTACCTGTTCGGCACGGTCCACGCGGGCAAGGCCTCGTGGTACCCGTTCCCCGACGTGGTGGAAAAAGCGATCGACGAATCGCGCGTGATCGCGGTGGAGGCCGACATCACCAACCAGGAAGCGATGACCAAGTCCGCCGGCGCGATGATCTACGTGCCGCCGGATTCGCTGCAGAAGCACGTGCCGCCCGCGGACTACGCGCGCTTCCAGAAGCTGCTCGCGAAGTACGCGATCCCGGAATCGACGATGACCACGATGAAGCCGTTCATGGCGGTTTCGTTGCTCGTGTTCTCGGAGTGGGGACGGCTGGGCTACCTGCCGGCTTACGGAGTCGACCTGCAGCTGCTGTCCAAGGCGCACCAGCAGAAGAAGCGCGTCATCGAGCTGGAAGGCGTCGAGACGCAGATCGCGCTCATGGAATCGCTCACCGAGAAGGAGAGCGCGCAGCTCTTCGCCGGCACGCTGAGCGCGCTGGAGAGCGGCCTGTCCGCCGAGCAGATCACGGGCATCGTGAACGCTTGGCAGACGGGCGACCCGAAGCTGCTCCTGGAGATCGCCAGCAAGTACAACACCGAGGTGCCGGGCGCGAAGGCGTTCGAGGAGAAATTCATCTGGTCGCGCCACGACGAGATGGTGAAGAAGATCGAGGGCATCCTCGCCACCAAGGACAAGACGTTCGTCGCCGTGGGGGCCCTGCACCTCGCGGGCGAGCGCGGCCTGGTCGAGATGCTGAAGAAGCGCGGCTACGTGGTGAAGCAGTTGTGA
- the phnD gene encoding phosphate/phosphite/phosphonate ABC transporter substrate-binding protein: MKNRTVASVLAIAALSFAASAFAQECKSRGDLDAMYCDDNGDMVADVPKDPKKLKNPNTIVFTYTPVEDPAVYEKIFKPFTDHLAQCTAKKVVFYQVQSNAAEIEAMRSGRLHVGGFSTGPTAFAVNIAGAVPFGIKGYEKDYQGYNLIVVVKASSPFQKLSDLKGKKVAHTAPSSNSGHMAPMALFPKEGLAPDKDYKILFSGKHDQSILGVGTGDYDAAAVASDVFHRMGTRGQIKESDYRIIYRSAKFPTSSFAYAHDLEPAFRDKMLKCFYDYRFTEEMKKAFDGADRFFPINYKEHWSVVRQVSEAGGEKFNREAYEKETKREEEAKKKK, translated from the coding sequence ATGAAGAACCGCACCGTGGCGAGCGTCCTCGCCATTGCCGCACTGAGCTTCGCGGCGTCCGCTTTCGCCCAGGAGTGCAAGAGCCGCGGCGACCTCGACGCGATGTACTGCGACGACAACGGCGACATGGTCGCCGACGTCCCGAAGGACCCGAAAAAGCTGAAAAATCCGAACACCATCGTCTTCACCTACACCCCGGTGGAAGACCCGGCCGTGTACGAGAAGATCTTCAAGCCGTTCACCGACCACCTGGCGCAATGCACGGCGAAGAAGGTCGTGTTCTACCAGGTGCAGAGCAACGCCGCGGAGATCGAAGCCATGCGCTCCGGCCGCCTGCACGTCGGCGGCTTCTCCACCGGCCCCACGGCCTTCGCGGTGAACATCGCGGGCGCCGTGCCCTTCGGCATCAAGGGCTACGAGAAGGACTACCAGGGCTACAACCTCATCGTGGTGGTGAAGGCCTCGAGCCCCTTCCAGAAGCTCTCGGACCTGAAGGGCAAGAAGGTCGCGCACACCGCGCCCTCCTCCAACTCGGGCCACATGGCCCCGATGGCGCTCTTCCCCAAGGAAGGCCTCGCCCCCGACAAGGACTACAAGATCCTCTTCTCGGGCAAGCACGACCAGTCGATCCTCGGCGTCGGCACAGGCGATTACGACGCGGCCGCCGTGGCCTCCGACGTCTTCCACCGCATGGGCACGCGCGGGCAGATCAAGGAAAGCGACTACCGGATCATCTATCGCAGCGCCAAGTTCCCGACCTCGTCGTTCGCCTACGCGCACGACCTCGAGCCGGCCTTCCGCGACAAGATGCTGAAGTGCTTCTACGACTACCGCTTCACGGAAGAGATGAAGAAGGCCTTCGACGGAGCCGACCGCTTCTTCCCGATCAACTACAAGGAGCACTGGTCGGTGGTGCGCCAGGTGTCCGAGGCCGGCGGCGAGAAATTCAACCGCGAGGCCTACGAGAAGGAAACCAAGCGCGAGGAAGAGGCGAAGAAGAAGAAATAA
- the phnD gene encoding phosphate/phosphite/phosphonate ABC transporter substrate-binding protein: MKLRIALASLLLATLPAVAQDACKSRGDLDTPFCDENGDLLADTPRDPKRVKDPDTLFFTNSPLDDPAVYNKLLQPYVDHLAQCTGKKVRYYDVYSAAASIEAMRSGRMHLGTMSSGDTAFAVNVAGAIPFGIRGDASGPQGYQLWMIVKKASPYQKLSDLKGKRIAHTSPSSNSGNLAPRSLFPAEGLVPDKDYTVVFSGKHENSIMGVASGDYDAAPIAHDLLVRMAERGVVKMDDFRIIWKSANFAPGGVSMAHDLAPALQEKIKSCSYAFRYPPEMQKGFQGADRWLPIDYKKDWEIVRKVAADSGLAFNKAAFEKEKARAEAAAAAKK; this comes from the coding sequence ATGAAGCTCCGGATCGCGCTTGCCTCGCTGCTGCTCGCCACGCTGCCCGCGGTTGCGCAGGACGCGTGCAAGAGCCGCGGCGACCTCGACACCCCGTTCTGCGACGAGAACGGGGACCTCCTCGCGGACACGCCGCGCGATCCGAAGCGCGTGAAGGATCCCGACACGCTCTTCTTCACCAACTCGCCGCTCGACGACCCCGCGGTCTACAACAAGCTGTTGCAGCCTTACGTGGATCACCTTGCGCAATGCACCGGCAAGAAGGTCCGCTACTACGACGTCTATTCCGCAGCGGCGTCGATCGAGGCGATGCGCTCGGGCCGCATGCATTTGGGAACGATGTCCTCCGGGGATACGGCGTTCGCGGTCAATGTCGCGGGCGCCATTCCCTTCGGCATCCGCGGCGATGCGAGCGGCCCGCAGGGCTACCAGCTCTGGATGATCGTGAAGAAGGCGAGCCCGTACCAGAAGCTCTCGGACCTGAAGGGCAAGCGGATCGCGCACACCTCGCCGTCTTCGAACTCCGGCAACCTCGCGCCACGCTCGCTCTTCCCCGCCGAGGGGCTCGTGCCCGACAAGGACTACACCGTCGTCTTCTCGGGCAAGCACGAGAACTCGATCATGGGCGTGGCTTCGGGCGACTACGATGCCGCGCCGATCGCGCATGACCTCCTGGTGCGCATGGCCGAGCGCGGCGTGGTGAAGATGGACGATTTCCGCATCATCTGGAAGTCGGCGAACTTCGCGCCCGGCGGCGTCTCGATGGCCCACGACCTCGCACCCGCGCTGCAGGAGAAGATCAAGTCCTGCTCGTACGCCTTCCGCTATCCGCCGGAGATGCAGAAAGGCTTCCAGGGTGCGGACCGGTGGCTGCCCATCGACTACAAGAAGGACTGGGAGATCGTCCGCAAGGTCGCGGCCGACAGCGGCCTCGCGTTCAACAAGGCCGCGTTCGAGAAAGAGAAAGCACGCGCCGAAGCCGCGGCGGCCGCGAAGAAATGA